One Parageobacillus sp. KH3-4 genomic region harbors:
- the pfkA gene encoding 6-phosphofructokinase has translation MKRIGVLTSGGDSPGMNAAIRAVVRKAIYHGIEVFGVYHGYAGLIAGKIRKLEVGDVGDIIHRGGTILYTARCPEFKTEEGQLKGIEQLKKHGIEGLVVIGGDGSYQGAKKLTEHGFPCVGVPGTIDNDIPGTDFTIGFDTALNTVIDAIDKIRDTATSHERTYVIEVMGRHAGDIALWSGLAGGAETILIPEADYDMDDIIARLKRGHERGKKHSIIIVAEGVGSGVEFGKKIQEATGFETRVTVLGHVQRGGSPTAFDRVLASRLGARAVELLLEGKGGRCVGIQNNQLVDHDIAEALATKHTVDQKMYLLSKELSI, from the coding sequence ATGAAACGTATAGGTGTATTAACAAGTGGCGGAGATTCACCAGGTATGAATGCGGCGATCCGAGCTGTCGTCCGCAAGGCGATTTACCATGGAATAGAAGTATTTGGAGTGTACCACGGATATGCCGGTTTGATCGCTGGAAAGATAAGAAAGTTGGAAGTGGGAGATGTCGGCGACATCATCCATCGCGGGGGAACGATACTGTATACGGCGCGCTGTCCGGAATTTAAGACAGAAGAAGGGCAGCTAAAAGGAATTGAGCAATTGAAAAAACACGGCATCGAAGGATTAGTCGTTATCGGCGGAGACGGTTCCTACCAAGGGGCGAAAAAGTTGACAGAGCACGGTTTCCCTTGTGTCGGGGTGCCAGGAACGATCGACAATGACATTCCTGGAACGGATTTTACGATTGGTTTTGACACGGCGTTAAATACGGTGATTGACGCGATCGACAAAATTCGTGATACCGCTACATCGCATGAACGAACGTATGTGATTGAAGTAATGGGACGTCATGCTGGGGATATTGCGTTATGGTCAGGGCTTGCTGGAGGAGCGGAAACGATTTTAATTCCAGAAGCTGATTACGATATGGATGATATTATTGCCCGGTTAAAACGCGGGCATGAACGCGGCAAAAAACATAGCATTATTATCGTTGCTGAAGGTGTCGGAAGCGGGGTCGAGTTTGGAAAGAAAATTCAAGAAGCGACAGGTTTTGAAACGCGCGTTACAGTGCTGGGGCATGTGCAGCGCGGCGGTTCTCCAACTGCGTTTGACCGCGTGTTGGCCAGCCGCTTAGGTGCTCGGGCAGTAGAATTATTGTTAGAAGGCAAAGGCGGTCGTTGCGTTGGTATCCAAAATAATCAGCTTGTCGACCATGATATTGCGGAAGCGTTGGCAACTAAACATACCGTTGATCAAAAAATGTATTTGCTGTCGAAAGAGCTATCTATTTAG
- the pyk gene encoding pyruvate kinase: protein MMRKTKIVCTIGPASESVDKLVELINAGMNVARLNFSHGDYAEHGRRIQNIREAVKRTGKTVAILLDTKGPEIRTHNMENGAIELKEGEQLIISMREVLGTPEKISVTYEKLVDDVAPGAKILLDDGLIGLEVISVDQQAREIVTRVLNGGVLKNKKGVNVPGVRVNLPGITDKDRQDILFGIEQGVDFIAASFVRRASDVLEIRELLEANNALHIQIIAKIENQEGVDNIDEILEVADGLMVARGDLGVEIPAEEVPLIQKALIKKCNMLGKPVITATQMLDSMQRNPRPTRAEASDVANAIFDGTDAVMLSGETAAGHYPVEAVKTMHQIALRTEQALQYREILAQRTKESATTITDAIGQSVAHTALNLDVAAIVTPTVSGKTAGMVSKYRPKAPIVAVTSDESVSRKLALIWGVYSQVAPQVNTTDEMLDIAVEAAIKSGVVKHGDLVVITAGVPVGETGSTNLMKVHVIGDIIAKGQGIGRKSAFGKAVIAKTAEEAINKMVEGGILVTYGTDADMMEALEKAAAIITEEGGLTSHAAVVGLSLGIPVIVGVENATSILKDGQEITVDAGFGAVYQGHASVL from the coding sequence ATGATGCGGAAAACGAAAATCGTCTGTACGATTGGCCCTGCTAGTGAAAGCGTGGACAAGCTTGTGGAATTGATCAATGCTGGAATGAACGTGGCGCGTTTAAACTTTTCCCACGGAGATTATGCGGAACATGGACGGCGCATTCAAAACATTCGCGAAGCGGTAAAACGGACGGGAAAAACGGTAGCGATTCTTTTAGATACAAAAGGCCCGGAAATTCGCACGCATAATATGGAAAACGGAGCGATTGAGCTAAAAGAAGGAGAACAGCTTATCATTTCTATGAGAGAAGTGCTTGGGACACCGGAGAAAATTTCCGTTACGTACGAAAAGCTAGTTGATGATGTTGCGCCCGGAGCAAAAATTCTTCTCGATGACGGTTTAATCGGATTAGAAGTGATTTCGGTCGATCAACAAGCGCGCGAAATCGTGACAAGGGTATTAAATGGGGGCGTGCTGAAAAACAAAAAAGGGGTTAACGTGCCTGGGGTTCGCGTCAATTTGCCGGGCATTACAGATAAAGACCGCCAAGATATTTTGTTTGGTATCGAGCAAGGTGTTGATTTTATCGCTGCTTCGTTTGTGCGACGCGCTTCTGACGTGTTGGAAATCCGCGAGCTGCTTGAGGCAAACAACGCGCTTCATATTCAAATCATCGCAAAAATCGAAAATCAAGAAGGCGTTGATAATATTGATGAAATTTTAGAAGTCGCTGATGGGCTTATGGTGGCGCGCGGCGATCTTGGTGTGGAAATTCCAGCAGAAGAAGTGCCGCTTATCCAAAAAGCGCTGATTAAAAAATGCAATATGCTTGGCAAACCGGTTATCACGGCTACACAAATGCTAGATTCGATGCAGCGCAACCCGAGACCGACGCGGGCGGAGGCAAGCGATGTCGCGAATGCGATTTTTGATGGAACAGATGCGGTGATGTTATCTGGAGAAACAGCGGCAGGGCACTATCCAGTAGAAGCGGTAAAAACCATGCACCAAATTGCTTTGCGCACAGAACAAGCGCTACAATACCGAGAAATATTAGCACAACGGACAAAAGAAAGCGCGACGACGATTACCGATGCAATTGGCCAGTCTGTTGCGCATACGGCGTTAAATCTAGATGTGGCTGCTATCGTAACGCCGACGGTGAGCGGAAAAACGGCAGGAATGGTGTCAAAATATCGTCCGAAGGCACCGATTGTAGCGGTTACTTCCGACGAATCTGTATCGCGCAAATTGGCGCTCATATGGGGAGTGTATTCACAAGTTGCTCCACAAGTGAACACGACCGATGAAATGCTTGATATTGCCGTGGAAGCGGCGATAAAATCAGGAGTAGTAAAACATGGTGATTTAGTCGTCATTACTGCGGGAGTTCCAGTTGGAGAAACGGGGTCGACGAACTTGATGAAAGTGCATGTGATCGGGGATATTATCGCGAAAGGGCAAGGAATCGGTCGTAAGTCTGCGTTCGGAAAGGCGGTTATTGCGAAAACGGCGGAAGAGGCTATCAACAAAATGGTAGAAGGCGGAATTTTAGTAACGTACGGCACGGATGCCGACATGATGGAAGCGCTGGAAAAAGCGGCGGCGATTATTACCGAGGAAGGCGGATTAACGAGCCACGCCGCAGTCGTTGGTTTAAGCCTCGGCATTCCTGTTATTGTCGGTGTAGAAAACGCGACATCGATTTTAAAAGACGGGCAGGAGATTACGGTTGATGCCGGATTTGGCGCTGTTTATCAAGGGCACGCAAGCGTGTTATAA
- a CDS encoding FxsA family protein, with translation MKWFIGMLIVIPALEIALFILSGKLIGVWSTVALIVLTGIMGVWLAKRQGLAVIEETKRELFYGRLPSGAILDGICVFIGGVLLLTPGFLTDVVGVFLLLPATRSIVKPYIARWLKSLFDTKTFFFYR, from the coding sequence ATGAAATGGTTTATCGGAATGTTGATCGTTATTCCCGCCTTGGAAATCGCTTTGTTTATTCTCTCCGGCAAACTGATTGGTGTATGGTCGACGGTTGCGCTTATCGTGCTTACCGGGATAATGGGGGTGTGGCTCGCGAAGCGGCAGGGACTGGCTGTCATTGAAGAAACAAAACGAGAGCTTTTCTATGGACGCCTTCCGAGCGGAGCGATACTCGACGGAATTTGTGTGTTTATCGGCGGCGTGCTTTTATTAACGCCAGGTTTTTTGACAGATGTGGTTGGCGTTTTTCTTCTTCTTCCTGCTACCCGATCTATTGTTAAGCCGTATATCGCGCGTTGGTTAAAGTCGCTTTTTGATACAAAAACGTTTTTCTTTTATAGATAA
- the ytvI gene encoding sporulation integral membrane protein YtvI — MSRHHLYSFLRFLLVIAIVVFGAIALYYVSTVTYPFIIAFFIAFLINPLVNFLEMKVKMPRWLAVVVTLIVLFALVAGLVTLLIAEIVSGTQYLANVVPEKFQKLVTYIETFFAQQIIPLYHDLAVLFKNLDASQQDTIMNNIQAVGTQIATTVGQFIQHVLQNIPQLLAWLPNVATVFIFSLLATFFISKDWYRLTGMVQKILPAKAHKSGKTVFLDLKKALFGFIKAQATLISITTVIVLIGLLILGVDYAITIALIIGLVDILPYLGTGIVFVPWIIYAAASGDVPFAIGLGVLYIIVLVQRQIMEPKVLSSSIGLDPLATLVALFVGFKLIGFLGLIVGPVTLVIIRTLHSANVFRDIWNFIIGKPAS; from the coding sequence TTGTCCCGTCATCACTTATATAGCTTTTTGCGCTTTTTGTTGGTGATCGCTATCGTCGTTTTCGGCGCAATCGCTCTTTATTATGTATCAACGGTTACATACCCGTTTATTATTGCGTTTTTTATTGCATTCCTTATCAATCCGCTCGTCAATTTTCTCGAAATGAAAGTAAAAATGCCAAGATGGTTGGCGGTGGTCGTGACATTAATTGTATTATTCGCACTGGTAGCTGGTCTAGTTACTTTGCTGATTGCGGAAATTGTTTCTGGAACGCAATATTTGGCAAATGTCGTGCCAGAAAAATTCCAAAAATTAGTTACGTATATTGAAACGTTTTTCGCTCAGCAAATCATCCCGCTTTATCATGACTTGGCTGTCCTATTTAAAAATCTAGATGCCAGCCAGCAAGATACCATTATGAACAATATCCAAGCAGTAGGTACACAAATCGCAACGACGGTCGGACAATTTATCCAGCACGTGCTGCAAAATATTCCTCAGCTGCTCGCTTGGCTCCCGAATGTGGCTACCGTCTTTATTTTTTCGCTGTTGGCCACATTTTTCATTAGCAAAGACTGGTATCGTCTTACCGGAATGGTCCAAAAAATTTTGCCGGCAAAAGCGCACAAGAGCGGAAAAACGGTATTTCTCGATTTAAAAAAGGCGCTATTTGGCTTTATTAAAGCGCAAGCCACACTTATTTCCATCACCACGGTCATTGTATTGATCGGATTGCTAATTCTCGGCGTCGACTACGCCATTACTATTGCCCTTATTATTGGGCTTGTCGATATTTTACCATACTTAGGAACGGGAATCGTCTTTGTTCCTTGGATTATTTACGCGGCGGCAAGCGGCGATGTACCGTTTGCCATCGGGTTAGGCGTGCTTTATATTATCGTGCTCGTTCAGCGGCAAATCATGGAGCCGAAAGTATTATCGTCATCGATCGGACTCGATCCACTCGCTACGTTGGTGGCGTTATTTGTTGGATTTAAATTAATCGGTTTTCTCGGGTTAATCGTTGGGCCCGTTACGCTTGTCATCATCCGCACGCTGCACAGCGCCAACGTATTTCGCGATATTTGGAATTTTATTATTGGAAAGCCGGCATCATAA
- a CDS encoding DUF441 domain-containing protein, producing the protein MNGPILFLLILFIIGLIAKNQSLMIAVAVLLIIKMIGLEGKWLPVIHEKGIHWGVTIITIAVLAPIATGEIGFKELVASLQSFSAWIALLSGIFVALVAKGGITLLSTDPHMTAALVFGTIIAVSFFHGVAVGPLIGAGIAYMVMKVIEYF; encoded by the coding sequence GTGAATGGACCAATATTGTTTTTGCTGATTTTATTTATTATTGGATTGATTGCCAAAAATCAATCATTAATGATTGCGGTTGCTGTTTTATTGATCATCAAAATGATCGGATTGGAAGGAAAATGGCTACCTGTGATTCACGAAAAAGGAATTCATTGGGGGGTTACGATCATTACGATCGCCGTATTGGCGCCGATTGCTACGGGAGAGATTGGATTTAAGGAATTAGTTGCTTCATTGCAGTCTTTTTCAGCGTGGATTGCGCTGTTATCGGGAATTTTTGTCGCGTTGGTTGCCAAAGGCGGGATCACATTATTGTCGACAGATCCGCATATGACGGCTGCTCTCGTATTTGGAACGATCATTGCCGTGTCGTTTTTTCACGGCGTTGCCGTTGGACCGCTTATCGGCGCGGGAATTGCTTATATGGTTATGAAAGTGATAGAATATTTTTAG
- the citZ gene encoding citrate synthase: MTVTRGLEGVVATTSSISSIIDDTLTYVGYSIDDLAENATFEEVVYLLWHRELPTKQQLEELKQQLAENATIPKEIIEHFKMYPIDKVHPMAALRTAISMLGLYDEEADVMTKEANYRKAIRLQAKIPTVVTAFARVRKGLDPVEPRKDLGFAANFLYMLTGEEPNETAVEAFNKALVLHADHELNASTFTARVCVATLSDVYSGITAAIGALKGPLHGGANEAVMKMLKEIGTIDNVEPYIREKLENKEKIMGFGHRVYRKGDPRAKHLRKMSEKLTKLVGEPHWYEMSAKIEEIVTSEKSLPPNVDFYSASVYHCLGIDHDLFTPIFAVSRMSGWLAHILEQYDNNRLIRPRAEYTGPTKRTYVPIEQRG, encoded by the coding sequence ATGACAGTAACACGCGGTCTAGAAGGGGTTGTCGCAACTACATCAAGCATCAGTTCGATTATTGATGACACGCTAACGTACGTAGGCTATAGTATCGATGATTTAGCAGAGAACGCTACGTTCGAAGAGGTTGTGTATTTGCTTTGGCACCGTGAGCTTCCGACAAAACAGCAGTTGGAAGAATTAAAGCAACAATTGGCGGAAAATGCGACAATTCCGAAAGAAATTATTGAACATTTTAAAATGTATCCAATCGATAAAGTCCATCCGATGGCAGCGTTGCGGACAGCGATTTCTATGTTAGGGCTTTACGATGAAGAAGCGGATGTCATGACAAAAGAAGCAAACTATCGTAAAGCGATTCGCTTGCAAGCGAAAATTCCGACGGTCGTTACCGCTTTCGCCCGCGTGCGAAAGGGATTGGATCCTGTCGAGCCAAGAAAAGATCTAGGATTCGCGGCGAATTTCCTCTATATGTTAACGGGCGAAGAGCCGAATGAAACGGCGGTGGAAGCGTTCAACAAAGCGCTCGTCTTACATGCAGACCATGAATTGAACGCGTCGACATTTACTGCGCGCGTCTGTGTAGCGACATTGTCGGACGTTTACTCTGGCATAACAGCGGCGATTGGGGCGCTGAAAGGACCGCTTCACGGCGGCGCGAATGAAGCAGTAATGAAAATGTTGAAAGAAATTGGAACGATTGATAACGTCGAACCGTATATCCGCGAAAAATTAGAAAACAAAGAAAAAATTATGGGATTTGGCCATCGCGTTTACCGCAAAGGGGATCCACGCGCGAAGCATTTGAGAAAAATGTCAGAGAAATTAACAAAACTTGTTGGCGAACCACACTGGTATGAAATGTCGGCGAAAATTGAAGAGATTGTCACTTCTGAAAAATCGTTGCCGCCAAATGTTGATTTTTACTCGGCGTCTGTTTATCACTGTTTAGGAATTGACCATGACTTATTTACGCCGATTTTTGCCGTAAGCCGCATGTCTGGATGGCTTGCGCATATTTTGGAACAATACGATAACAATCGTCTCATCCGTCCGCGCGCAGAATATACAGGCCCGACGAAGCGGACATATGTTCCGATTGAACAACGTGGTTAA
- the icd gene encoding NADP-dependent isocitrate dehydrogenase, with protein sequence MVTQGEKITVTNGVLNVPNNPIIPFIEGDGTGPDIWAAASRVLEAAVEKAYKGEKKIVWKEVLAGEKAYKQTGEWLPQETLDVIREYIIAIKGPLTTPVGGGIRSLNVALRQELDLFVCLRPVRYFKGVPSPVKRPEDTDMVIFRENTEDIYAGIEYAKGTPEVKKVIDFLQNEMGVRKIRFPETSGIGIKPISEQGSKRLVRAAINYAIEHGRKSVTLVHKGNIMKFTEGAFKNWGYELAEEEFGDKVFTWAQYDRIVETEGKEAANKALAEAEESGKIIIKDVIADIFLQQILTRPREFDVVATMNLNGDYISDALAAQVGGIGIAPGANINYETGHAIFEATHGTAPKYAGLDKVNPSSVILSGVMMFEHLGWNEAAKLIVDALEKTIAAKIVTYDFARLMEGATEVKCSEFADAIIRNME encoded by the coding sequence ATGGTGACGCAAGGGGAAAAAATTACAGTAACAAATGGTGTGCTAAACGTACCAAACAATCCGATTATTCCATTTATTGAAGGGGACGGGACAGGACCGGACATTTGGGCGGCGGCATCCCGCGTGTTAGAAGCCGCGGTAGAAAAGGCGTATAAAGGCGAAAAGAAAATTGTTTGGAAAGAAGTTCTCGCAGGTGAAAAAGCGTACAAGCAAACCGGTGAGTGGCTTCCACAAGAAACGCTTGATGTTATTCGTGAATACATAATTGCTATTAAAGGTCCATTAACGACTCCGGTCGGCGGCGGCATTCGTTCGTTGAACGTAGCGCTGCGCCAAGAATTGGATTTATTCGTTTGCTTGCGCCCTGTCCGCTATTTTAAAGGCGTTCCTTCTCCGGTAAAACGCCCTGAAGATACGGACATGGTCATTTTCCGTGAAAATACGGAAGATATTTATGCAGGAATCGAGTACGCAAAAGGAACACCGGAAGTGAAAAAAGTGATTGATTTCTTGCAGAATGAAATGGGTGTTCGCAAAATCCGCTTCCCGGAAACGTCCGGTATCGGCATTAAACCAATTTCCGAGCAAGGATCGAAGCGGCTGGTGCGCGCCGCAATTAACTACGCGATTGAACATGGCCGGAAATCGGTTACGCTTGTTCACAAAGGAAATATTATGAAATTTACGGAGGGCGCATTTAAAAATTGGGGTTATGAGTTAGCAGAGGAAGAATTTGGCGATAAAGTATTTACATGGGCGCAATATGACCGAATTGTCGAAACAGAAGGAAAAGAAGCGGCGAATAAGGCACTAGCAGAAGCGGAAGAATCCGGAAAAATTATCATCAAAGACGTCATTGCCGATATTTTCTTACAACAAATTTTGACACGTCCGCGTGAGTTTGATGTTGTAGCGACGATGAACTTAAACGGCGATTACATTTCTGACGCGTTAGCAGCGCAAGTCGGCGGCATTGGCATCGCGCCGGGAGCGAACATTAACTACGAAACAGGGCATGCGATTTTTGAAGCTACTCACGGAACGGCTCCGAAATATGCTGGATTAGACAAAGTGAACCCGTCGTCTGTCATTTTGTCCGGTGTGATGATGTTTGAACATCTCGGCTGGAACGAGGCGGCGAAGCTCATTGTCGATGCATTGGAAAAAACGATTGCTGCAAAAATCGTCACATACGATTTTGCCCGCCTCATGGAAGGCGCTACAGAAGTGAAATGCTCGGAATTCGCTGACGCAATCATTCGCAATATGGAATAA